The following proteins come from a genomic window of Methanosarcina sp. MTP4:
- a CDS encoding energy-coupling factor ABC transporter ATP-binding protein, whose protein sequence is MKQKQDPMNNLIKKRDGTPVLEIKKLCHRYPHLSENALDNINLKIYRGERVAVLGANGAGKSTLFKHLNGILKPLSGEVLVKGEKLTKKNVRDCRETVGIVFQDPDDQVLAPSVEEDVAFGPINMGLSRAEVEARVKEALEMVGLSGFEERAPHHLSGGQKKLVAIAGVLAMRPEVIVLDEPTAGLDPLSSTRVLDLIMKMNRELGITLLLSTHDVDVVPYFAERVFVLHHGKLEADGSPEEIFSDPELLGKAHLRLPRVAEVFELLRQEGINANIQITAESAKNEILRIMRPGH, encoded by the coding sequence ATGAAGCAAAAACAAGATCCCATGAATAACTTAATCAAGAAAAGAGACGGGACTCCTGTCCTCGAGATAAAAAAGCTCTGCCACAGGTACCCTCACCTTTCCGAAAACGCCCTTGACAACATAAACCTGAAGATATACAGAGGGGAAAGGGTCGCGGTACTGGGAGCCAATGGGGCAGGGAAGTCCACCCTCTTCAAGCACCTTAACGGGATCCTGAAACCGCTCTCAGGGGAAGTGCTGGTAAAGGGAGAGAAGCTTACCAAAAAGAATGTCCGGGACTGCCGGGAAACCGTTGGGATCGTCTTCCAGGACCCGGACGACCAGGTACTTGCCCCAAGCGTGGAAGAAGACGTGGCTTTCGGGCCTATCAACATGGGGCTTTCCAGAGCCGAGGTGGAAGCAAGGGTAAAAGAAGCCCTGGAAATGGTGGGGCTCAGCGGCTTTGAAGAAAGGGCTCCGCACCACCTCAGCGGAGGGCAGAAGAAACTGGTTGCAATCGCCGGGGTCCTTGCCATGCGCCCCGAAGTAATCGTGCTCGACGAGCCGACAGCCGGCCTCGACCCCCTAAGTTCCACCCGAGTCCTGGACCTGATAATGAAAATGAACCGGGAACTCGGGATTACCCTGCTACTCTCCACCCACGACGTGGACGTGGTGCCCTATTTCGCAGAAAGGGTGTTCGTCCTCCACCACGGGAAACTTGAAGCCGACGGGAGCCCGGAAGAAATATTCAGCGACCCCGAACTCCTCGGGAAAGCCCATCTGAGACTTCCCAGGGTTGCCGAAGTTTTCGAACTGTTGAGGCAGGAAGGAATCAATGCAAATATACAGATCACAGCCGAATCCGCCAAAAACGAGATCTTGCGGATCATGAGACCGGGACATTAA
- the purH gene encoding bifunctional phosphoribosylaminoimidazolecarboxamide formyltransferase/IMP cyclohydrolase, with amino-acid sequence MVKRALLSVSDKTGIVEFARGLEELGVKIISTGGTAKIIRDAGIEVTDVSEVTGFPEMMGGRVKTLHPRIHGGLLCLRESEEHMEEASKEDISLIDMVTVNLYPFEVTVSKEGVELEEAIENIDIGGPTLLRSAAKNYRSVTVLSDPADYGHILKELRSSGVISDETRAGLAVKAFRHTADYDAAIDTYLSKVLLGEEVLRLKFTDGTKLRYGENWHQEASFYKEPRQEGPSLAKAVQLHGKELSFNNYVDADNALQTVKELGNATPAVAIVKHNNPCGLSTGKTLLQALQAAWDGDPISAYGSIICTNETFDLEAAQLLNGKFVEIILAPDFTHDALEYLKNKSANLRLLKLPDIRESFGTNCTYKYIIGGMLKQSRDIGIYEKWESVTETPYPEEKRNLSEFCLKACKATKSNAVIIAHEYEPGSFMVLGMGAGQPNRVDSIRKLAATKAIENLKVIYEREEPGISFEEYCKNILSECVMVSDAFFPFDDSVIHASENNIRYIVSPGGSIRDGEVIETANRLNVSLVFTGMRHFLH; translated from the coding sequence TTGGTAAAAAGGGCACTGCTCAGCGTCTCAGATAAAACAGGAATCGTGGAATTCGCACGTGGGCTCGAAGAACTTGGCGTGAAGATTATCTCAACAGGCGGGACAGCGAAGATCATTCGCGACGCCGGTATTGAAGTTACTGATGTTTCGGAAGTCACGGGCTTTCCCGAGATGATGGGAGGACGGGTCAAGACCCTGCACCCAAGGATCCATGGGGGCCTCTTATGCCTCAGGGAAAGCGAGGAACACATGGAAGAGGCGTCGAAAGAAGACATCTCCCTCATTGATATGGTGACCGTAAACCTCTATCCCTTCGAGGTCACGGTCTCGAAAGAAGGTGTGGAACTGGAGGAAGCCATCGAAAACATCGACATCGGCGGCCCTACCCTGCTCAGATCGGCAGCCAAGAACTACCGCTCGGTGACAGTACTCTCTGACCCCGCAGACTACGGGCATATCCTGAAAGAACTGCGTTCCAGCGGGGTTATTTCCGATGAAACCCGGGCAGGACTTGCGGTCAAGGCCTTCAGGCATACTGCAGATTACGACGCAGCCATCGATACCTACCTGAGCAAAGTTCTTCTCGGAGAAGAAGTGCTACGCCTGAAGTTCACCGACGGCACGAAACTCCGCTATGGAGAAAACTGGCACCAGGAAGCCAGTTTTTATAAAGAACCCCGGCAGGAAGGACCGAGCCTGGCAAAAGCCGTCCAGCTGCACGGAAAAGAACTTTCCTTTAACAACTACGTGGACGCCGACAACGCCCTTCAGACAGTCAAGGAACTGGGAAATGCCACCCCGGCTGTTGCCATTGTAAAGCACAACAACCCCTGCGGACTTTCCACAGGAAAAACCCTCCTGCAGGCACTGCAGGCTGCCTGGGACGGGGACCCCATCTCGGCTTACGGGAGCATTATCTGCACAAACGAAACCTTCGACCTTGAAGCTGCCCAGCTCCTGAACGGGAAATTCGTGGAAATCATCCTTGCCCCGGATTTCACACACGATGCCCTCGAATACCTGAAAAACAAGAGTGCTAACTTAAGGCTCCTTAAACTGCCCGATATAAGGGAAAGTTTCGGGACGAATTGCACCTACAAATACATAATCGGAGGCATGCTCAAACAGTCCCGGGACATAGGGATCTACGAGAAGTGGGAATCCGTTACAGAGACCCCCTATCCCGAAGAAAAGCGCAACCTATCGGAATTCTGCCTCAAAGCCTGCAAAGCCACGAAATCTAACGCAGTCATAATTGCCCACGAATACGAACCCGGTTCCTTCATGGTGCTGGGAATGGGCGCAGGACAGCCGAACCGCGTGGACTCCATCCGCAAACTGGCAGCCACAAAGGCAATCGAAAACCTGAAGGTTATCTACGAGCGCGAAGAGCCGGGTATTTCCTTCGAAGAGTACTGTAAAAATATCCTGTCCGAATGCGTGATGGTCTCAGATGCCTTCTTCCCCTTCGACGACAGCGTAATCCATGCCTCAGAGAACAACATCCGCTATATCGTATCTCCCGGCGGGTCCATTAGGGACGGAGAAGTTATAGAAACCGCAAACCGGCTCAATGTATCCCTGGTTTTCACCGGTATGCGCCACTTCCTTCATTAA
- the nth gene encoding endonuclease III yields MPSKSRKETKNPGSDEEFKIPDNRHNFNKIWSILREEYPDAKPALNYGNPLELLVATVLSAQCTDAQVNRVTEDLFKKYRTVEDYANADLGELEEDIYSTGFYKNKAKNIIAAARLILECYNGEVPDTMEELVTLPGVGRKTANIVLSRGFGVIEGIAVDTHVKRLSGRLGFTNNSDPVKIEQDLMALTPKNEFDSLSMTLILHGRKVCTARKPKCSECVINNLCPSSLIFMDR; encoded by the coding sequence ATGCCCTCAAAAAGCCGAAAAGAAACCAAAAACCCCGGTTCCGATGAAGAATTCAAAATTCCTGACAACCGTCACAACTTCAACAAAATCTGGTCTATTCTCCGGGAAGAATACCCGGATGCAAAGCCAGCCCTTAACTACGGAAATCCCCTCGAACTCCTGGTAGCCACCGTCCTTTCAGCCCAGTGTACGGATGCGCAGGTCAACAGGGTGACCGAAGATTTGTTTAAAAAATACCGGACTGTGGAGGACTACGCAAATGCGGATCTCGGGGAACTCGAAGAAGATATCTATTCCACGGGCTTTTACAAGAACAAGGCAAAAAATATTATCGCGGCTGCCCGGCTTATTCTGGAATGCTATAACGGGGAAGTCCCGGATACCATGGAAGAGCTCGTAACCCTGCCCGGGGTCGGGCGTAAAACCGCAAATATCGTACTTTCAAGAGGGTTTGGGGTAATAGAAGGTATTGCGGTAGATACCCACGTAAAGAGGCTCTCAGGGCGGTTGGGCTTTACTAATAATTCCGATCCCGTAAAAATAGAACAGGACCTTATGGCCCTTACCCCAAAAAATGAATTCGATTCGCTTTCTATGACCCTGATCCTTCACGGAAGAAAAGTATGTACTGCCCGGAAACCGAAGTGCTCGGAGTGTGTAATTAATAACTTGTGTCCTTCAAGTCTTATATTCATGGACCGGTGA
- the cbiM gene encoding cobalt transporter CbiM, which produces MHIPDSFIPLSQAIVYWIIALPFIIMSMKWAKNELDEMKVPILAALAAGIFAIQAMNIPVGMGTSGHMVGATLVAIVFASPWAGVLVLTLVLLVQGFAFADGGITTMGANILNMGVISGFVGYYTYVMLRKNMNVNIAAFGGAWVGLFISAIACAVQMWLAGTFPLVPGLMAMGTYHLIIGFIGEGLITAVAISAIAKSRPDLLEDSFAAGNERLDMEATA; this is translated from the coding sequence TTGCACATACCTGATTCATTCATACCTTTAAGCCAGGCAATAGTTTACTGGATTATTGCTCTTCCTTTTATCATAATGTCTATGAAGTGGGCAAAAAATGAACTTGACGAGATGAAAGTACCGATTCTTGCTGCCCTTGCAGCAGGAATCTTTGCAATCCAGGCAATGAACATTCCCGTCGGGATGGGGACAAGCGGGCACATGGTTGGGGCAACCCTTGTGGCTATCGTCTTTGCCAGCCCCTGGGCAGGCGTCCTGGTCCTTACCCTCGTGCTGCTCGTGCAGGGCTTCGCCTTTGCAGACGGGGGAATTACCACTATGGGCGCAAACATCCTGAACATGGGTGTAATCTCCGGTTTTGTCGGATATTATACGTACGTCATGCTCCGCAAGAATATGAATGTGAACATTGCCGCCTTCGGAGGCGCCTGGGTAGGGCTCTTTATCTCGGCAATAGCCTGCGCAGTCCAGATGTGGCTTGCAGGGACCTTTCCCCTGGTTCCGGGCCTCATGGCAATGGGCACCTATCACCTGATCATAGGCTTCATCGGGGAAGGACTGATCACTGCAGTTGCAATCTCTGCAATAGCCAAATCCCGCCCTGATCTTCTGGAAGACAGTTTTGCCGCAGGAAACGAAAGACTTGACATGGAGGCCACGGCATGA
- a CDS encoding phosphoadenosine phosphosulfate reductase family protein codes for MSRPAYLGKMLLHWCEACNVPVLGKKCGCGKKTQKVEVTPPGDIRPAFDYDIKRINTISEKQFNVPLIPEGHLTVLNKAPYDDRMDEIIVDGKVLASIRFEIESCEWVILPRLEGARRLFHGRDPESLSGNLKKWVIIDEGVVPFILEKGASVLAPGVLDADPGIRKDDEVVVLTPTGDVICCGRARMAGQEMRDEKRGNAVKPRWSEAPAEAKIPAGGQSWDDAVRANEKLLDAMIEESHTFIRNVAGSIDKKVSVSYSGGKDSLAVLQLVDEVLEDYEILFADTGIEFPETLENVREVGTYYGKPLKITSAGDAFWDSIGVFGPPTMDTRWCCKICKLGPIVRLIDENYENGCLSFIGQRQYESHARAMSKKVWKNPWVGNQVGATPIQEWTALHIWLYLFRTKAPYNPAYEKGYDRMGCWLCPSSSLADFFQLEESHPELAEKLNFHLLAYAERMGLSPEWVKYGLWRYKRYPKVLMELAEKKGIKLLPKQATPEELHLEVTTGYRPCKVGGISADGSFGQAVDIESLKESGMLNAVGKASYIEGAASVAAGESRAQVFASGNVNGRSENEKLVKKLMRKMELSVRRAILCQGCGICVGHCEHGSIKMKAGRAEIKDTCTHCGNCIEVCPLAKFM; via the coding sequence ATGTCCAGACCAGCATACCTTGGCAAAATGCTCCTGCACTGGTGCGAGGCCTGCAATGTGCCCGTGCTTGGAAAAAAGTGTGGGTGCGGCAAAAAGACTCAAAAAGTCGAGGTCACCCCTCCCGGAGACATCCGCCCGGCTTTTGATTATGATATCAAGCGCATAAATACTATTTCTGAAAAACAGTTCAACGTCCCCCTGATCCCCGAGGGGCACCTCACGGTTCTGAACAAGGCTCCTTACGATGACCGGATGGACGAAATCATAGTGGACGGGAAAGTCCTGGCTTCCATCAGGTTTGAAATAGAGAGTTGTGAATGGGTCATCCTCCCCCGCCTCGAAGGGGCAAGGCGGCTTTTCCATGGAAGGGACCCGGAAAGTTTGAGTGGAAATTTGAAGAAATGGGTCATCATAGACGAAGGAGTGGTACCCTTCATCCTGGAAAAAGGAGCAAGTGTCCTTGCCCCGGGGGTGCTGGACGCGGACCCCGGGATCCGGAAAGACGATGAAGTGGTGGTGCTTACCCCCACAGGAGACGTTATCTGCTGCGGAAGAGCCCGGATGGCAGGGCAGGAGATGCGTGATGAAAAACGCGGGAATGCCGTGAAGCCGCGCTGGAGCGAAGCCCCGGCTGAGGCAAAGATCCCTGCCGGAGGACAGAGCTGGGACGACGCAGTAAGGGCAAATGAAAAGCTTCTGGACGCAATGATAGAAGAATCCCACACATTCATCCGAAACGTTGCCGGAAGCATTGACAAGAAAGTCAGCGTATCTTATTCCGGAGGGAAGGACAGCCTTGCCGTGCTCCAGCTTGTTGACGAAGTCCTTGAAGATTACGAAATCCTGTTTGCCGATACCGGGATTGAGTTCCCGGAGACCCTGGAAAACGTCCGGGAAGTTGGCACATACTACGGAAAACCCCTCAAGATCACCAGTGCTGGGGACGCGTTCTGGGACTCCATAGGGGTTTTCGGCCCCCCGACAATGGACACCCGCTGGTGCTGCAAGATCTGCAAACTGGGCCCCATAGTTCGGCTTATCGACGAGAATTACGAAAATGGGTGCCTGAGCTTCATCGGGCAGAGGCAATACGAATCTCATGCCCGCGCCATGAGCAAGAAGGTCTGGAAAAACCCCTGGGTAGGAAACCAGGTGGGAGCCACCCCAATCCAGGAATGGACCGCCCTGCACATCTGGCTCTACCTTTTCAGGACAAAAGCCCCTTACAATCCCGCTTACGAGAAAGGCTACGACCGGATGGGCTGCTGGCTCTGCCCCTCATCATCCCTTGCCGACTTTTTCCAGCTCGAGGAAAGCCACCCCGAACTTGCGGAGAAGCTAAACTTTCATCTCCTCGCCTATGCTGAGCGCATGGGCCTCTCCCCGGAATGGGTGAAGTACGGCTTATGGCGTTATAAACGGTATCCCAAAGTCCTCATGGAACTTGCGGAGAAAAAAGGAATAAAACTGCTCCCGAAACAGGCTACCCCCGAAGAACTCCACCTTGAAGTCACCACGGGTTACAGGCCCTGCAAGGTAGGAGGAATTTCTGCGGACGGGAGTTTCGGGCAGGCCGTGGACATCGAAAGCCTGAAAGAGAGCGGGATGCTAAATGCCGTCGGAAAGGCATCTTACATCGAAGGTGCGGCTTCGGTCGCAGCCGGAGAGTCCAGAGCCCAGGTATTTGCATCAGGAAACGTCAACGGGAGAAGTGAAAACGAAAAACTCGTGAAAAAACTGATGAGGAAGATGGAACTCTCGGTGAGAAGGGCAATTCTCTGCCAGGGCTGCGGGATCTGCGTAGGGCACTGCGAACACGGTTCGATAAAAATGAAAGCCGGAAGGGCAGAGATCAAGGACACCTGCACACACTGCGGAAACTGCATTGAAGTCTGTCCACTTGCAAAATTCATGTAA
- a CDS encoding NAD(P)/FAD-dependent oxidoreductase → MERDYDIIIIGSGVAGTTLAYKVASSGLNIAIIDCREYGGTCPLRGCDPKKVLASASEATDWNNRLIGKGAGTEGLLSIDWPSLIGFKRTFTEDYSRKIEKSLFEMGIDTYHGQAYFENENTVAVGEDLLRGVYIFVATGTKPRKLNIPGEGYLTSSEEFMETEQLPKRIVFVGGGYISFEFSHIARRAGSEVVILHRSKRVLKSFDSDLVDPLLKASKAVGIEVLPENPVIAVEKEGAHFLVKTEFKTETHTGTHTFVADMVVHGAGRVPDIEGLELENAGVRIKNGAIEVDKHMRTSNPRVYSGGDCTSEGMPLTPIAGLQARVAAANILDGNLAEADYTGVPSAVFTIPTMASVGITAPIDSKEYKVVFRDRSSWYSTRRTGLEFAASKVIIDEENDRVLGAHILGPNAEEAINIFAMVMRLGLKASDLKKIVYAYPGICSDIVHMV, encoded by the coding sequence ATGGAAAGGGACTACGATATCATAATCATAGGAAGTGGGGTTGCTGGCACAACCCTTGCATACAAAGTTGCGTCATCAGGACTTAACATTGCTATCATCGACTGCAGGGAGTATGGGGGGACCTGCCCGCTGAGAGGCTGCGACCCGAAAAAAGTACTTGCCAGCGCATCCGAGGCTACGGACTGGAACAACAGGCTCATAGGCAAAGGGGCAGGTACTGAGGGGCTGTTGAGCATTGACTGGCCCTCTCTCATCGGCTTCAAAAGGACTTTTACGGAGGACTACTCCCGGAAGATAGAGAAAAGTCTCTTTGAGATGGGGATCGATACGTATCACGGGCAGGCTTACTTCGAAAATGAAAACACCGTTGCCGTGGGGGAAGACCTGCTCCGTGGGGTATACATCTTCGTTGCCACCGGGACAAAACCCCGCAAACTGAACATCCCGGGTGAGGGGTACCTTACTTCAAGCGAAGAGTTCATGGAAACGGAACAACTGCCCAAAAGAATTGTCTTTGTCGGGGGCGGTTACATCTCCTTCGAGTTTTCCCATATTGCCCGGAGAGCCGGGTCCGAAGTCGTAATCCTGCACAGGAGTAAAAGGGTCCTGAAGAGTTTTGACTCTGACCTTGTGGATCCACTCCTCAAAGCTTCCAAAGCCGTAGGAATCGAGGTACTCCCCGAGAATCCCGTGATTGCGGTGGAAAAAGAAGGAGCCCATTTCCTGGTCAAAACAGAGTTCAAAACCGAAACCCACACCGGAACTCATACTTTTGTCGCGGATATGGTTGTGCATGGTGCAGGGCGGGTCCCTGACATCGAAGGCCTGGAACTGGAAAATGCCGGGGTCAGGATCAAGAACGGGGCAATTGAAGTTGACAAGCACATGCGGACTTCAAACCCACGGGTCTATTCAGGGGGAGACTGCACTTCGGAAGGAATGCCCTTGACCCCTATCGCCGGTCTCCAGGCAAGAGTTGCGGCGGCAAACATCCTGGACGGAAACCTTGCTGAGGCAGATTATACAGGCGTTCCGAGTGCTGTCTTTACAATTCCTACAATGGCTTCCGTGGGGATCACTGCGCCCATAGATAGTAAGGAATATAAGGTGGTCTTCAGGGACCGGAGCAGCTGGTATTCCACGCGGCGGACTGGCCTTGAATTTGCGGCATCAAAGGTAATTATCGATGAGGAAAACGACCGGGTCCTGGGTGCCCACATCCTTGGCCCTAACGCCGAAGAAGCGATCAACATTTTCGCCATGGTAATGCGGCTGGGTTTAAAAGCCTCGGACCTCAAGAAAATCGTGTATGCGTATCCCGGAATTTGTTCGGATATAGTGCACATGGTATGA
- a CDS encoding PDGLE domain-containing protein, translating to MSGNSNMKFLYAGIAIALLLSALAPFLASSDPDGLESAAGGVVEEVRMSELEEAEPAVGSPMPDYAIEGMGKGGEVAAIAIGTLAVLAISFGFGKVFNKKA from the coding sequence ATGAGCGGGAATTCAAACATGAAATTCCTCTACGCAGGGATTGCAATCGCCCTGCTGCTCTCAGCCCTTGCCCCTTTCCTTGCCTCCTCGGACCCGGACGGGCTGGAAAGCGCAGCAGGAGGCGTGGTAGAAGAAGTCAGGATGTCCGAACTTGAAGAAGCAGAACCTGCAGTTGGCTCACCCATGCCGGACTATGCAATTGAGGGCATGGGCAAAGGCGGGGAAGTGGCAGCAATTGCCATTGGAACCCTTGCGGTCCTTGCCATAAGTTTCGGATTCGGGAAAGTGTTCAACAAAAAAGCCTGA
- a CDS encoding protease inhibitor I42 family protein translates to MLRRPFTIQFPENPDTGFAWDIATSNGLEVMSERYVSNGDVALEGGYRIWEIQVISSGSQKITGTCRKGNQIVSCFEINIDAE, encoded by the coding sequence ATGCTGAGGAGACCGTTTACCATCCAGTTCCCGGAGAATCCGGACACGGGTTTTGCCTGGGACATAGCAACGAGCAACGGCCTTGAGGTTATGAGCGAAAGATACGTCTCCAACGGCGATGTAGCGTTGGAAGGCGGCTACCGCATATGGGAAATCCAGGTGATCTCCTCTGGAAGCCAGAAAATTACAGGAACATGTCGTAAAGGAAACCAGATTGTAAGCTGTTTTGAAATCAATATAGACGCCGAATGA
- a CDS encoding Dna2/Cas4 domain-containing protein, which translates to MSVSDLILYISCPRRVYFASRGFELIAEMNASRIERMLLKELALTYPEILNKCSLNADSLYHELDASLDRAQKDLPLLFPGELKETGQEMLEEAAAAARARLQEITSNLLLALEEYGREPLLAAVTPVKTESLLSSARLNLKGVPSKLVCFEDTLVPSIIRPGNCPTQGVWASDRLRAAAFTLLLENESEKEVPFAFVEYAAFGFLRRVTVRSADRREVLKITRRVEKIKAGFMPEKKEGKLCDHCSFAEHCSSSSSLLSKFF; encoded by the coding sequence ATGAGCGTTTCTGACCTCATACTATATATTAGCTGCCCAAGACGGGTGTACTTTGCCAGCCGGGGTTTTGAACTTATTGCCGAAATGAATGCTTCAAGAATTGAAAGGATGCTCCTGAAAGAGCTTGCCCTGACGTATCCGGAAATTCTGAATAAGTGTTCGTTAAATGCCGATAGCCTTTACCATGAACTCGATGCCTCCCTGGATAGAGCTCAAAAAGACCTGCCACTTTTGTTTCCGGGGGAACTCAAGGAAACGGGGCAGGAGATGCTTGAAGAAGCTGCGGCAGCTGCAAGAGCCCGGCTTCAGGAAATTACAAGCAACCTTCTCCTGGCCCTGGAAGAATACGGGAGAGAACCCCTGCTTGCGGCAGTCACTCCCGTGAAAACCGAGTCTTTACTCTCCTCCGCCCGCCTGAACCTGAAGGGCGTACCTTCAAAACTGGTCTGTTTCGAAGACACCCTTGTCCCCTCCATCATCAGGCCCGGGAACTGCCCCACTCAGGGCGTATGGGCCTCGGACAGGCTGCGTGCGGCAGCTTTCACCCTCTTACTGGAAAACGAATCAGAAAAAGAAGTCCCCTTTGCCTTTGTAGAGTATGCGGCATTCGGCTTTCTCCGAAGGGTAACGGTCCGCAGTGCCGACCGCAGGGAAGTCCTGAAAATCACCAGGCGCGTGGAAAAAATAAAAGCCGGGTTCATGCCCGAAAAGAAAGAAGGAAAACTCTGCGACCACTGCAGTTTTGCCGAACATTGCAGTTCCAGCTCCTCCCTCCTGTCAAAATTCTTTTAG
- the cbiQ gene encoding cobalt ECF transporter T component CbiQ: protein MVSLTDIERESYKNSPVHRLDPRIKLIFTLLVIIYVVSLPRIHEQNIVRLLSVETYLLLLVLLAGLDLRYFGLRILAVLPFGLGIALFQPFIRHSFVESYTPYPLDLPFGLSVTYEGLAFGTTLLMKFLVCVTAVILLSSTTRMRDMVTAADRLGVPREFTLLLSMMVRYLFLFWAVLKRIRIAQQTRLFDIWNKDVPRKWVLEQVGHSISSIFIRSYEQGEKTYISMLCRGYGSGHEKAYYRMKIGLKDGIFLFVSLGCVLSIHFFI, encoded by the coding sequence ATGGTAAGCCTTACCGATATCGAGCGCGAGTCATACAAAAACAGCCCCGTGCACCGGCTCGACCCCCGGATAAAATTGATATTCACACTTTTAGTGATCATTTACGTCGTGAGCCTGCCCCGAATCCATGAACAAAACATAGTGCGCCTCCTGTCAGTGGAAACGTATCTGCTACTCCTTGTCCTTCTTGCGGGGCTGGACCTCAGGTACTTCGGGCTGCGAATCCTTGCCGTACTGCCTTTCGGACTCGGAATAGCCCTCTTCCAGCCATTCATCAGGCACTCTTTCGTGGAAAGCTACACTCCTTATCCACTGGACCTACCCTTCGGGCTCAGTGTCACCTACGAAGGGCTGGCTTTCGGGACCACCCTTCTCATGAAATTCCTGGTCTGCGTAACAGCGGTAATCCTGCTTTCCTCCACCACCCGGATGCGGGATATGGTAACTGCAGCCGACAGGCTGGGCGTCCCCCGGGAGTTCACCCTGCTTTTGAGCATGATGGTGCGCTACCTCTTCCTTTTCTGGGCCGTCCTGAAACGCATAAGAATTGCCCAGCAGACCCGGCTCTTTGACATCTGGAACAAAGATGTGCCCAGAAAATGGGTTCTTGAACAGGTAGGGCACAGCATAAGCTCAATTTTCATACGCTCCTACGAACAGGGAGAAAAAACCTACATTAGTATGCTCTGCAGGGGATACGGGAGCGGGCATGAGAAGGCATATTACAGGATGAAAATAGGGCTTAAAGATGGAATTTTTTTGTTTGTAAGCCTCGGCTGTGTCCTGAGCATCCACTTTTTTATTTGA
- the dinB gene encoding DNA polymerase IV — protein MQRIVLHVDMDSFYASIEERENPELRGKAVVVCMLSGRSELSGSVSTCNYIARESGIRSGMPCSRAKKLNPDAVFLPVRKDFYKEVSDNVMEILRSYADSGEKGDAFEQISIDEAFLEVTERVGGDFDRAFELGARIKAEVREKEKLTCSVGVGPNKLIAKMASSVKKPNGITMVKPEGVVAFLGPLKLTKLWGLGDVTADKLQEMGVSTVGELAEYDVIGLISVFGKVRGTWLKQSASGLDDSPVKEREGSEQIGRIATLFEDTLDPELIYPLVDRLAEDVIAKLDARGLAFRVVTITVINSNFRTHTKSRTLNHPVSERAILLETAREILDAFLSESSIELRRVGVRVGGLQKKKGQTSLFDYGA, from the coding sequence ATGCAGCGGATCGTTCTCCATGTGGACATGGACTCTTTTTATGCCTCCATCGAGGAGCGGGAAAACCCCGAGCTCCGGGGAAAAGCTGTTGTGGTCTGTATGCTCTCGGGGAGAAGTGAGCTGAGCGGGTCGGTCAGCACCTGCAACTACATTGCCCGGGAGTCCGGGATCAGGTCCGGGATGCCCTGTTCAAGGGCAAAGAAACTGAACCCTGATGCGGTGTTTTTGCCGGTCAGGAAGGATTTTTACAAAGAGGTCTCGGACAATGTCATGGAAATTCTCCGGAGCTATGCGGATTCCGGGGAGAAAGGGGATGCCTTTGAGCAGATAAGCATTGACGAGGCGTTCCTGGAGGTTACGGAACGGGTCGGAGGAGACTTTGACAGGGCTTTCGAGCTCGGGGCGCGAATAAAAGCCGAGGTCCGGGAAAAAGAGAAGCTTACCTGTTCCGTGGGTGTCGGCCCGAACAAGCTTATTGCAAAGATGGCTTCTTCGGTGAAAAAACCCAACGGGATTACGATGGTGAAACCGGAAGGTGTTGTCGCTTTCCTTGGTCCGTTGAAACTTACGAAGCTCTGGGGACTCGGGGACGTAACCGCAGATAAACTCCAGGAAATGGGGGTTTCCACGGTAGGGGAACTTGCAGAGTATGACGTGATCGGGCTGATCTCGGTTTTCGGGAAGGTCAGGGGGACCTGGCTCAAGCAGTCTGCTTCAGGGCTTGACGATTCTCCCGTAAAGGAGCGGGAAGGTTCCGAGCAGATAGGAAGGATTGCAACTCTTTTCGAAGATACCCTGGATCCCGAGCTGATCTATCCGCTGGTGGACCGGCTTGCCGAGGATGTTATTGCAAAACTGGATGCAAGGGGACTGGCTTTCAGGGTCGTTACCATAACTGTGATAAATTCGAACTTCAGGACGCACACGAAGAGCCGGACCCTGAACCATCCCGTCTCGGAAAGAGCAATTCTCCTGGAGACCGCCCGGGAAATTCTCGACGCTTTCCTTTCGGAAAGTTCCATCGAACTCCGGCGTGTGGGGGTAAGGGTTGGGGGGCTTCAGAAAAAGAAGGGTCAGACCAGCCTTTTTGACTACGGTGCCTGA